Part of the Cytophagales bacterium genome is shown below.
TTTTATAAAGTTTTCATTGGGCGTTAAAACAAATATCTGGCAGCCTACGGAACGAAATCAAGAATCAATAGACAATTGACAATAGACAGTTGACAATTCACCCCGGGCACTCGGGTACACTTACTATGAATAAACAAATAAAACTCAACACCATAGAGCAAGCCATAGACGCAGTCAAAAACGGAGAGATCATCATTGTAGTAGATGATGAAGAAAGGGAAAACGAAGGTGATCTTATTTGTGCTGCTGAATGCGTAACCCCAAAAATTATAAACTTTATGTCAAAAGAAGCACGCGGGATTATCTGTGCTTCGCTTGAAGAGGATCGCTGTGAAGAGCTGGATCTTGACCTAATGGTGGGTAAAAACACAGCGCCCAATAAAACCCAGTTTACTGTTTCGGTTGATCTGTTAACAAAAGGCTGTACCACTGGTGTTTCTGCCATCGACAGGGCAAAAACCATCAAAGCGCTCGTTGATCCTAATACCAAACCCGATGATCTGGGAAGGCCAGGACATATCTTCCCGCTGAAAGCTATGAAAGGAGGTGTGTTGAGAAGAACAGGACATACTGAAGCTGCCATAGATTTTGCAAAGTTAGCCGGCTTTGAGCCTGCAGGCGTTCTGGTAGAAATAATGAATAAAAACGGCACGATGGCACGCATGCCAGACCTGAGAAAAATAGCAGACCGTTTTAAGTTAAAATTGGTTACAATAAAGGACCTGATCAAATACAGACTTGAAAAAGAAAGCCTTATTAAAAGAGAAATAGCTGTAAAATTGCCTACCGAATGGGGAGACTTCGATCTTGTGGCTTTTAAACAATTAAATACTGACGGTATTCATCTTGCACTAATTAAAGGTAAATGGGAAAGAAATGAACCGGTGCTGGTTAGAGTACATTCATCCTGTGTTACAGGAGATGTTTTTGGCTCCTGCAGGTGCGATTGCGGCAAACAGCTCCACAATGCAATGAGTTTGGTTGACAAGGAAGGCACGGGTGTGGTATTGTATATGAACCAGGAAGGCAGAGGTATCGGACTGCTTAACAAACTTAAAGCCTATAAATTGCAGGAACAGGGACAGGACACAGTAGAAGCCAACCTTCTCCTGGGGTTTGATATGGATGCAAGAGATTACGGTGTAGGCGCCCAGATATTACGCAACCTGGGCGTTTCAAAAATGAAATTAATTACCAACAATCCTAAAAAAAGAGCCGGTATCACGGGCTATGGACTGGAGATCGTTGAAACCATCCCCCTTGAAATTGCTCCCAACAAACAC
Proteins encoded:
- a CDS encoding bifunctional 3,4-dihydroxy-2-butanone-4-phosphate synthase/GTP cyclohydrolase II → MNKQIKLNTIEQAIDAVKNGEIIIVVDDEERENEGDLICAAECVTPKIINFMSKEARGIICASLEEDRCEELDLDLMVGKNTAPNKTQFTVSVDLLTKGCTTGVSAIDRAKTIKALVDPNTKPDDLGRPGHIFPLKAMKGGVLRRTGHTEAAIDFAKLAGFEPAGVLVEIMNKNGTMARMPDLRKIADRFKLKLVTIKDLIKYRLEKESLIKREIAVKLPTEWGDFDLVAFKQLNTDGIHLALIKGKWERNEPVLVRVHSSCVTGDVFGSCRCDCGKQLHNAMSLVDKEGTGVVLYMNQEGRGIGLLNKLKAYKLQEQGQDTVEANLLLGFDMDARDYGVGAQILRNLGVSKMKLITNNPKKRAGITGYGLEIVETIPLEIAPNKHNKKYLTTKRDKMGHDILKKKKKRRGKK